AGCTCAACCCGTCCATCGTGAAAGATGCGCCGGAGCTGATTCTGGCTAAGGATCTGCTTACCACGGCGCATGAGGAGCCGCCCTTCCTCATCGTAGACATCAAAGGTCAGGCGATCCCCAACCTGTATGTTAGCCCCGAGCCCTAAGATAGCGGGTGAATCCTCGTAGCCTGCGCGCATTGTTAACCTGCCATATAGTTTTCTTTCAGATTATGGGCAGATTAACCGATAAACATTAACTAGAAATAAACCCGGATAATTTAGTGCGCTCCAAAGGTGAGCTTCGCCAATGGAGGGAGGTTCCACCCAGATAATTAGTCAGTTTTATCTAGTGGCTACAACACCGCGCAAGGCGGACAGCGTAACCCGTAACTCCGAGGCTTTCTGCACGCAGACGACACAGTTAATAAACTATGTTCAGCGTTCTCAAACCCCGTATGGCCGCCCCCCAGCTTCAGCCGGATCCAAGCCGAGGCGAACTCGACTGATCAACTGCCTCAGATGCTTTTCACGGATCGGCTTTTCCAAGAGCGCGTCAACCTCGACCAAATCGAACTCCTGCTCTATCTCTTCGCGCGAATAGGCCGTGCAGAGCACCTTCGGAACCCGCCGCACCCCCGGCCGAGCATCCTCTTCTGAGCGCAGCACTCGGGCCACCTCAATGCCGTTCAGTCCAGGCATGCTCAGATCAAGCAGAAGCAAATCGAACACCCCTTGCCGTGCAGCTTCCAGGGCCGCATCCCCCCTCTTAACCAAGGTAACCTCGCACCCTAGGCGCTGCAGGCGCAAGGGAACCACCACCGCACTGGTCTGCTCGTCTTCGGCGACGAGCACGCGCAGCGACTGCCCAAGGGAATTCGACTCCGGCAGCTGCTCCTCGATCTTATCCTCAACCTTCTGAGCCGGTGCACAAGGCGGCAGGTGCGCGGTAAAACCGAAGGTCGAGCCTTGACCGGGGGCAGACTCGACCCAAAGGCCGTCGCCGAGACGATGAGCGAGTTCCTTTGCGATTGCCAACCCCAAGCCAGAGCCGGCAACCGGTCCATCATAACCGAGCCGATCAAAGGCATTGAACATTGTCTGCTGCTGCGCCTCGCTCAGGCCGGGGCCACTGTCCTTCACGGCGAAGCCCACCAGCTCACCGCCCTCGGCCTGAACTTCGACGCACACGCGCCCCCTGTCCGTATACTTGATAGCGTTTTCCACCAGGTTGCTCAGCACTTGGACCAGACGCGTGGGGTCGCCGATAACCCAGCCGGGGACATCTTCAGCGATCGACCACTCAAGGGTGAGTCCCTCCTCTTGCGCCCGCTGCAGCAACAACCGACATTGTTCCTCGAGCAACTGATGCAGTTCCATGGGAACCCGCTTTAGTTGGATATTACCCGATTGCAATCGCGCGATATCCAGCAACGAGTCGATCAGCTGCGCCTGCCGCTCGCCCGCCTCCTGACAACGTTTAACAAAGTTCTGCCGTTGCTCTCTGCTTAGATCGGCGTTGCCGAGCAGTTCCACGTAACTAATCAGCGCATTTAGCGGAGTTCGCAGATCGTGACTGACGGCCCTGAGAAAGGTGGTCTTAATCCGGCTCGCATCCTCAAGCTGCTGCTGCACCGCCTTTAGATCGCTGATATCGAAAGTCACCCCCAGCGTGGCCACGACGCTGCCGTGTTCGTCCTGGATGGGGTGGATAAACAGCCGAGCTGGGAAAGACTCGCCACTCTTGCGCATCAGCCGAGTTTCGAAGTTCAGCTCCCGTTGCTCGCAAACCAAATGGCCTACCCACTTCGCAAGATCAGCTTGATCCTCCGTGATGTGCAGACAATTGACAGGCTGCCCGATCAGTTCCTCTCGGCTATATCCGAAAAGCTGCTCAGCGCCGGCACTCACGTCGATGACGCTTGATGCCAGATCTGTCTTGACCAACCCTACCGAAGTGGCCGCCTTAAAGATCCCTTCGAGTTCCTCCTGACGCTGG
This Halorhodospira halochloris DNA region includes the following protein-coding sequences:
- a CDS encoding PAS domain-containing protein yields the protein MATLNVNEEYPGESLDVALCRFRPDTTLTFVNAAYARLFGGGSGSLLGQRWIEWVPVSARPRVWSVLAQLGPAAPFQTYTHEVCLVDGGVMPYQWTDVALFGPDLEVTEIQSVGHPVDGGCSSDATAAEAATCYSGGEQLLVESEWRARIISEAMEEVVWLRAGDQMLYVNSSYERIWGRSIEELMANPDSFLDAVHPGDRERIICSWAACKAGDVRFDETYRIVRPDGEVRWVHAVNSAPFASAGYTACSVGSARDVTAQIEIEQALYQANHDLRVAEQIARLGHWISDLHEGTLTWSPVTFQLCGFDVSRSPPDFDAFLERVHPEDRPKVAESQLAREPQRERTEAEYRIIHTDGRVVWVRELAQRDKGEEGQPILRGTIQDITAMKEAQATARQRQEELEGIFKAATSVGLVKTDLASSVIDVSAGAEQLFGYSREELIGQPVNCLHITEDQADLAKWVGHLVCEQRELNFETRLMRKSGESFPARLFIHPIQDEHGSVVATLGVTFDISDLKAVQQQLEDASRIKTTFLRAVSHDLRTPLNALISYVELLGNADLSREQRQNFVKRCQEAGERQAQLIDSLLDIARLQSGNIQLKRVPMELHQLLEEQCRLLLQRAQEEGLTLEWSIAEDVPGWVIGDPTRLVQVLSNLVENAIKYTDRGRVCVEVQAEGGELVGFAVKDSGPGLSEAQQQTMFNAFDRLGYDGPVAGSGLGLAIAKELAHRLGDGLWVESAPGQGSTFGFTAHLPPCAPAQKVEDKIEEQLPESNSLGQSLRVLVAEDEQTSAVVVPLRLQRLGCEVTLVKRGDAALEAARQGVFDLLLLDLSMPGLNGIEVARVLRSEEDARPGVRRVPKVLCTAYSREEIEQEFDLVEVDALLEKPIREKHLRQLISRVRLGLDPAEAGGRPYGV